The Cryptococcus gattii WM276 chromosome K, complete sequence genome contains the following window.
CGTATCGTATTGGTTTGAATTTAGAGAGGGAGAACACAGATGCTCCGAGGGCCATTATGGGTTTTGTAGGGATGATAAAGGATGTGCATAGTGGGCCATGGACTACTATCCTTTGTGTGAATTTGCAGGGGATGTGAATTGACACATCTTTGCCTCAGACGTCATGCGTTTGCTTAATCTTTCGAGTCTTACCTGAAGGCCTTGTCGCATCTCTATATTATCCCGCCCTGATGGATGGACTTGAGGGTAGATCACATTCAAACGTAAAACGTTTCCATTTCCATTGTACGTATAGATAGGTAAATCAATTGATCAAAGAGTGCAGGAAAGAGTTATGTATGTAATAATTTAGACAGAAAAAAGGGCATTTGCCTGTAATTTtgttggaagaagaaagatCGCCTCGTAAATTTCTCGTCACTGTCAAATCGCCGGCCgtgaaaaaaaaaaaaatcaaaaaaaATTACTACACTTGGAATGTCGTAAAAAAGGGATGAGCGAGAGGAGAGGGGGTTGTCATCTCTATATCTATTCGTGTAGACAAGAAGACGTTTTTGGTTTTTATTATTCTTTGTTTTTTCCTTTGTTTCCCATTTTAGcccctccctcctcccGGCACGTCTGTTTACCTAATCTTCATCCAAtaaaaaagggaaaagaaagacTTGAGGTTGAATCAAAGTTGTCGAAAACATATTAAAAGTAGTAAGTCGAAGCTGAATCGAAAAATGAAAAAGTCAGGAAAGTGGAATGTCgtttttttcttttttcgTAGCAAGATAAGAGTTGGGCATGAGAAGCGTATTCTGGCGTACTTGCGTTGCGAGGGACGTTGAGCGTCAAAACGATGATTGATAATTATGGTGTAAGGGGCATGAAAAAACGTTCTTATTATGAATGGTCAGCTCTCAAGTTCAAGATCCTAAAACCCAAAATGACACAAAAAACTCACCTCAATTGAGCAAATGTAATTGTTTAGAAAGAAAATATGAAAAGACACAAGAATTAGATGTCCAAACCCTCTCTCGTCCTCAACGACTCCTCTGTATTCTTCTCATATCCTCCGGTCCCAACATTCGCACTACCTGGagaaatggaagaggaggcagGTACTCCACCGATCACTGAATTAGGACCAGTGGCGGAACCGGAACCTGTTCCACCTATCATACTCCTGGTTGCCACAGATTTTAGACCACCCAAGCCACTCATACTGTTGAGAGATGGTTGGGTACCACCGAATCCGCGGGATTCACCGGCTGGTCCACGAGGGTTCCGAAGAGGCTGAGATTGGACTTGGGTTTGACCATGACCTTGGGATTGGGATTGAGATTGGGAAGGGCTCTGGGAAGATGGTTGAGCTTGGGGCTGCTGCGGTTGAGAGGGTTGAGGTTGGGGAGAAGGTATTTGCTGCTGTCCCGAAAAATGTGTCGCAGACGTTGGGGACAGCAAGTCCTCAGGCGAGACTCGTCCATTCTGCGCATGAGAATGGGTTTGAGAATAAGAATGAGAGTGGGAGTGGATATGACCGTGGCCGATCCCATTCACACCATTCACACTGCTGACGGAGTACATTTTGCTATGCATCCCTAACCCGCTAGGGAGAGGGGGCACGGGTGGGATATCATTGATCGAGTTCCCAAATAAGCCGCCGAAGCCTCCATACCCTTGTTCTCGTCCATTCCCGCTCCCATAAGCATGACTCTGGCCATTCACATTCACATTCAGCGTCGCTGCGGAGGCATGCCCATTCAACTTCCTTCCTCCAACCGCACCCATACTTGCATACTCCTTACCCATTTCTCGAATATTCCCTGAACTCCTTTGCGGGTTCAAGCTCTTCGCAGGATCACGCGCTACAGAAGGGCCGTTGAAGCCTCTCAAGTCTGGCATTGATTTTTTGTACCTCAGATTCGGTGATGAATCGCCTGATACGCCGCTGTGTCCACCGTTGGGTCCGCCGCTGATAGGTGAAGTAGAATTTTGTTGCGAGCCATAAGGGGAGAGGTACGTGGGGGATGTGAGAGACGTGGTCGAAAGGAGGGCAGGACGTTGGGGTTCACGGGTGACTACGACGCAttgctcttcctccccGCGCGTGACGCTTGTGAGTCCGAGCTTTTGAGCGACGAGATGGACTATACGACGTTCGGTCGGAGAAAGATTTTTGGAGAACGCCAGCTCGTCTCGCATCCGGTCTTCTTTGAACACTAATACCCTAGAGTAAATGTCAAGAGTCATGGGGTCGTTCATGTCGAGAGCGGAAGGGAGATTGTCGCTTTGAGAATTGGAGTTGGTTGACGCAGCTGATGCGGAATGAGGTGGCGAGTGATCATAACCAGCAAGAGCTGGAGGTTGCTGGTGTCTGATAGGAAGAGTaagaggaggaggcatCTTTTTTCGGTCAAATTGCAAGCTCCTCATTCGTTTCAAAGCTTTTTCCCTCTCAATCTTGTCTTTTTCTCCAGGCTGTAAGACCTTTTTGTATTCTACTCTTAATTTTCGCCCTTGGACATCGTACCCATTCAAAGCGGCAACTACACTTGCGGCTTCATCAGGCGCGCGGAAGTTAGCAAATGCCAGTCCTCGGAAAACACCGTTATCATGGTGATAGTTGAATGCGTAAGGAAGAGGTGCGCCAAGAGACTCCATCACGCCCAAAAGCGTTTCACGGCTGACGGCGAATGGAATGTTTTTGATTACGATTGCGGTAGGGATAACATCATCGTCCTGAGTGGGTATGGTGGGCATAGCGTAACCGTTTCTCCACCCGTCGGCCGGGTTAGATATTTGAGGATGCTGACGAGGGATGGAATAGGCCCCCGAGAAGCCGATAGGAGCGTAGCCCATAGGTGGAGGCGAAGGTGTGTCGACGATGCCTATGGGCATACTGAACCCGCTTTCGGGGTAAGATGGTTGTGGTTGGTAAGGATACGATTGACGCGGGTTTGATGAGGCTGTTGTGGGAATagatgatggaggagagagCGTGGATGGTGGTGAGGGAACGTCACGTCGGTATTCATTCGGGTCGTACCAGTTCTGCGATGGCGAATCAGCCATACATTTTCTTGGGAAGAGAATGATAAATACTCACATTAGGCAACCCAGAACGGGAACTTCTCTTATCCCCCGACGACCAGTCTGGGCTGGCAGCAGGCTGGGGCGCGGCTGCCATGCCTGCGGGCGCACCGAACATGGTATTATAGCGATAGTTGTTGTTAGTGTTCGGGTTCTGGTAGCCAGCGGTGGAcggggagatggagagggaCTGGAGGTTGAGGTGTGGCGGAGAGTGGGTATTCATGGTCGGATTGATGTATACAGGTCGGAGTCGTGGGTCGTTACTCGTGGCGGGATGGTCGTtagaggaggaggagtaTACAGcgtggagaagagagaggcGTGTCGCGAAGAGAAGAGCAGCGTCGACGAACGCGAAAACAAACATTAGCTCCCACCATTACTTTCCTGCCCTTTTATCACATTTATCCCGAGGTTAATTCCGACCCTTTACCGTTTGTTTGGGCAGTTTGCACACTGCCGCCAGCCTTCAAGGTATGCATACATTGCACGATATTCTCCACAAAACGACGTCTCGCCACCCATACAACCTTCCATCCCACGTACTCTTCCATTTCCCCCATAAAAGCTCCACTTCGAGCCGTCAAAAGCATGTTAAATTTGCTGTTAAGTGGCTCCCTCCTCGTCGCGTGGTCACCACGTGTTTTATTGTCATTTGCCGCGCGAAAATCCCGACTGGAGGATCTTCGTACCTTGCCCTGTTCCGACCCGCCTCCTTCCATGGCATCCGCCTTTCGTTCGGCCTTGTCGCTCCTTGTGCACTGTGCCTTGGTCTATACACTACTTGCTCCTCCGGCACATTCGTTACTGTTTATTCAGTGTATTCCTGCCGGCTGCACATCGTAAGTTTTAAGAGTAAATGCATAAACCCGTGTGTGGATGTGAAACTTGGCGACATCATGATTGGTTCCTTTTGTGTTTATGTATTTCGCCCAAAAAGCCCAGATGAAAAATAAAAAATGCTAGAAAAGACCTATGAATGTAGAAGCTAGATGAAATTAAGATAAGCGTATCAAGTAAACGTATTATTCGTAAAAAAGACAGATTTTAAAGCGATATTCGGTACAAGCAAGACAGGTAGGCAGTAGATAGGTGACAAGATGAAAATGGATGCCGTGTATTGATTACTGTGATGTAGTGGGGTCCTGAGATCGTTTTGAAACAACAATTATAGGTTCTCTTGCTCAGTCGATAAGCCCGAGTTAGTATGGGCTCAGCCACATAAATTAGATTAAACTAGGGGGACAATGTCAGCGCCCATGCCTGCAAAGACGAATACAGACCGAGAGAAGCCTTACAATTCCGGCCTTAAACCGTCGATATTATTAAATAGTACTTTTCCACCCCCTCCGTTACACACTTCTCATGAGTCTTGCTGGAGGTAATGAGATCTAGATAACTGTCTCCTAGATTGGCCCGTCAGCTCTTTTGATCCCTTTTACAAAGACAGCACTGAGTACTTACATTCAATCGTTGACACCGACGGTCAACCTCTTCCCACCATCCGCACCACTTTCAGCATTTTCCAAAGGCGGTCTCTCAAAGACTGTTTCCAACCCCGGCGTCTCTATCGCAGGGGTAGGTGCGATCACCTGAACTGGCCAAGACGAAGGCGGCGACGGCTTTTTGCAGATCCTCTCGTCCCGCATCGCCGTCGGACTTTCCACCAGCACTTGGCTGCTGGCCGGCCCTCCCAAATACACCACCTCGTCCTCACTTGCACCACCCCCTGCGCTCACCATATCGTGATTCATCCCTGCCCCGCCCACGACGCTTCTTGAGATAGAGAGCGAGTCCACAGCAGGCGTAGGCAACTCATCGTCCTCGTCGCTTGATGAGCGTGACTGCGGCTTTCTCGAGTGGTGATGATCCGATCGCGTTTGCTCAGGAACCGCATCGGCAGAAGACGACCTGGTGAATGCGGGCGAGGGAGGGACagaaagtggaggaagaagactgGCCGACTGGTTCTGAGGGGATGATGGTATGGTGGAAGAGTGATTCGTAGGTGGCGTACGTGAAGAGGACGTGAAAGAGCGCCTAGAAGTTTGCGAAGAAGTCGACCCTGATCGGCTGAGTACTGCGTTACGGGAAGATGATAATGAATGTGCCGGATGGATAGATGGCAACGACCCTCGACGGTCAGAAGAGGTGTATCCCGTTGAATCGGATCCGGCGCTGACGCTTGACGTTCGCACCTTTTCAGGCAAAGTACCGCGAGGATGCACAACTCCTCCGGTCTCCGTCGCGATGCTTTGCCTGCGCTGGTACAACGAAGCAGCAGTCAAGGCTGGGCtttgaggaagaggtggaaTACTATTTGCGCTAGGTCGCGATCGATGTGTTGTTGACAGCTCGGAAAGCGGAAGACCAAAAAGCTGCGCGGCAGGAAGAGAACCGCGTCGGGCGAGAAGACTAGGTGGAATAGGCGCAGGAAGGGCTTTTTGCTGGAATGAAAGGGTACTTGGCCGCCTGATAGACCCGTGATGGGAGAGCGGGGCAGGACTGGGAAGATGAATCACCGAAGGCGTAGGTGAAATGTTGCTAGACGAAGCAGAGGTTGAATTGGGAACCGACGTCTCAACCGTCGCAGAGTGCACGATGGATGGTCGGCGCCCGGCGACAGGGATAGTGGCAATGTCCGAGACTGTTGACTCACGCCTAGTACCAGGTGGTGATGGAATGTCTGGCTGAGACCCAAGGGATTGCTGTGATGATATTGAGAGAGGACGAGGGTGGAAGTGGGGAGAGCGTGAATTCGAGCGTGATTGAGAAGAACCCttgatggaagaaggtCGACTTGTTGACCTGTTGCCAGTCATGTCGGGGTATTCGAACGGACCCTGCTCAGCCACTGGTGTACCAAGAAATGGCACAGAAGGGCAAGTACCAAAAGAAAAACCTTCTCGAGGAAGAGCTATGCCCTCTTCGCTGAGCGGGACATTTGCAGCAGTGATTTGAGTTGGGAAGGTGAACGCGTTGAAGGTTGGCGGCGGTACTGCGAGAGAAAGGTTGATACGCTTGGGTGCCTGCTCGACGGCGATATGCTCATGCAAAATGTCTGGCTCGCTTTCGCTATCGTCAACGGTTGATGAGTCCCTAACAACCATCTCGCCTGCAGCGCCGTCGAGTTCGTAAACAGGAGTGAGAGGTGCGCCGCAGACGTTGGTCGTGGCTGACGAGACTGAGGATCTTGGTGATCCTGATGGTGAGGACATTGTCATTAGGTCGTATGGATAGCGGCACACAAAGTTGAGGAGATAATATagatgggagaagagggcTGCAGTCGTGAGAAGGCGGTAATATTATTGCGTCCTGCAAAGGTGGCGGCGGCTTGTCAAAAGGCCTAGAATGGAGATTCTTCTCTTGGCCACCGCCCTGCACGACTCGGGTCCCGACCGTACAACATTTCGCAGATCCCAGGAAGCTTTTCTAGGGACCCTTATCATTAGCCTACAGCCGGCTGCCGTTCCTGATTAATTTTGCCGTTCCTCTTTTTCGGCACAAATTGTGTGTCCCCTCAATTTTTAGCCCAGAAATAAGGATACAAATAGCCCGGGCCTGCGAATACAAATAAACTGCGAGAAAATACAAATTCCTCCAGCAATGACAAAGACCTCATTTTACTTCCGCAGCTCCAAAATGCGTCGTCAAATAGAACGTACGGTGGATGCAAAACACTCGCAAAAGTGCCAGGTGTCTTCATTGTCGATGCTCATTGTCCGAGCGTCCAGTCAGCCGCAGTCCACCATCAGCCACCAGCCATAATTCAGGAAGATTGGAGCATGGGGCCAGCCTAGCGTCGTACAGAGAGTAATACGGAAGAGTGGAGGTTGGTATGCTGTTCAAGATCTGGGCTTGCAGACGATACTTAGATAACCACTACCAGCCACAATTAGGGAGACGCGTCCGTCATCAACCATAAAATGATCGAGAATTAATCATCGGTCGAATCACCTGCAGAAAAGACATGCATCTCAAATATGACATGCAGTATATGTAGTCTATACTTAGTCCGCATGCAGAGATATGTACATAGCAGTCGACCGTTTAAGTATGAAAGGCATAATCGTGGGCCCGAAAGTACGCACCACCAGAAGACGGTACTACTTCATAAGAACTGCTGTAAATTGAATGGCATTCTTGTAGCCTAGCGGTTTTGGCTATTCGCCTGCCAACCA
Protein-coding sequences here:
- a CDS encoding Cytoplasm protein, putative (Similar to TIGR gene model, INSD accession AAW46085.1); amino-acid sequence: MNTHSPPHLNLQSLSISPSTAGYQNPNTNNNYRYNTMFGAPAGMAAAPQPAASPDWSSGDKRSSRSGLPNNWYDPNEYRRDVPSPPSTLSPPSSIPTTASSNPRQSYPYQPQPSYPESGFSMPIGIVDTPSPPPMGYAPIGFSGAYSIPRQHPQISNPADGWRNGYAMPTIPTQDDDVIPTAIVIKNIPFAVSRETLLGVMESLGAPLPYAFNYHHDNGVFRGLAFANFRAPDEAASVVAALNGYDVQGRKLRVEYKKVLQPGEKDKIEREKALKRMRSLQFDRKKMPPPLTLPIRHQQPPALAGYDHSPPHSASAASTNSNSQSDNLPSALDMNDPMTLDIYSRVLVFKEDRMRDELAFSKNLSPTERRIVHLVAQKLGLTSVTRGEEEQCVVVTREPQRPALLSTTSLTSPTYLSPYGSQQNSTSPISGGPNGGHSGVSGDSSPNLRYKKSMPDLRGFNGPSVARDPAKSLNPQRSSGNIREMGKEYASMGAVGGRKLNGHASAATLNVNVNGQSHAYGSGNGREQGYGGFGGLFGNSINDIPPVPPLPSGLGMHSKMYSVSSVNGVNGIGHGHIHSHSHSYSQTHSHAQNGRVSPEDLLSPTSATHFSGQQQIPSPQPQPSQPQQPQAQPSSQSPSQSQSQSQGHGQTQVQSQPLRNPRGPAGESRGFGGTQPSLNSMSGLGGLKSVATRSMIGGTGSGSATGPNSVIGGVPASSSISPGSANVGTGGYEKNTEESLRTREGLDI